The following coding sequences are from one Candidatus Poribacteria bacterium window:
- a CDS encoding PfkB family carbohydrate kinase, producing the protein MNLKAVFEQLQDKRVMIIGDVIVDKYIWGDVQRISPEAPVPVFETRIEETGCGGAANVAQNVASLGGNAILVGVIGKDTEGEKLVQMLTETNLVTTKVCIDAERPTSTKTRVIARATLPLTDCASDAGHHLLRIDRESKQEISSLMQERLLDAVISQLPTSDAIIFADYDKGVVNAQLIKGVMKHAQSYGIPIIADPKQNNFWHYEGITAVTPNHEEAGTAVHEEITDVPHLVAVGEKILNQLSLQALLITRDAKGMSLFQRKSDGALKVEHLPPNSSVVTDVTGAGDTVVAVFTLALAAGAEFQSAAILSSLAGGIAVGKMGCATVTSKELLSAIETVESVSEM; encoded by the coding sequence GTGAACTTAAAAGCCGTTTTTGAACAACTTCAAGACAAACGGGTAATGATCATCGGTGATGTCATCGTGGACAAATATATCTGGGGGGATGTACAGCGAATTTCGCCCGAAGCTCCCGTGCCAGTGTTTGAAACGAGGATAGAAGAGACCGGATGTGGTGGTGCTGCGAATGTCGCACAGAACGTCGCAAGTTTAGGCGGCAACGCCATCTTGGTCGGTGTCATCGGCAAGGACACGGAAGGCGAAAAGTTAGTCCAGATGCTAACCGAAACGAATCTCGTTACCACCAAGGTCTGTATCGATGCCGAACGACCGACAAGCACGAAAACGCGTGTGATTGCCCGTGCCACGCTGCCTCTCACAGATTGCGCGTCGGATGCGGGACACCATCTGCTCCGCATTGACAGGGAATCCAAACAGGAAATCTCTTCCCTGATGCAAGAGCGTCTATTGGACGCGGTCATTTCTCAATTGCCAACGAGTGATGCAATTATCTTCGCAGACTACGACAAGGGAGTTGTGAATGCCCAACTCATCAAAGGTGTGATGAAACACGCGCAGTCGTACGGTATACCGATTATAGCCGATCCAAAGCAAAACAACTTTTGGCACTATGAAGGGATAACCGCCGTTACGCCGAATCACGAGGAAGCGGGCACCGCGGTGCATGAAGAAATCACGGATGTACCACATCTTGTTGCTGTCGGTGAAAAGATCTTAAATCAGTTATCACTCCAAGCATTGTTAATTACGCGCGATGCAAAAGGGATGTCTCTTTTCCAGCGCAAGTCGGATGGCGCACTCAAAGTGGAGCATCTACCCCCGAATTCAAGTGTCGTGACGGATGTGACAGGTGCAGGGGACACCGTTGTTGCTGTTTTCACGCTCGCGCTCGCGGCAGGCGCAGAATTTCAGAGTGCTGCGATATTGTCGAGCCTCGCGGGAGGAATTGCCGTCGGTAAAATGGGCTGTGCGACCGTCACATCAAAGGAACTGCTAAGTGCAATTGAGACCGTGGAATCTGTTTCTGAAATGTAA
- the gmhB gene encoding D-glycero-beta-D-manno-heptose 1,7-bisphosphate 7-phosphatase, translating to MKTVFLDRDGVINRNPPNKGYVRKWTEFTFIPNARKAIRQLTESGYRIIVVTNQAGIGRGLYSEEDLTDIHARMVAEINKAGGTVNAVYYCPHHPEAGCECRKPKPGMLTRAAREHNIELSDAYLIGDTTTDIEAGQSVGATTFLVLTGLGQESYYHYIRRTDQNGYRPEKIFTNLYAATRWLREN from the coding sequence ATGAAAACTGTCTTTCTGGATCGGGATGGCGTTATCAATCGGAATCCCCCGAATAAAGGCTACGTCCGAAAATGGACAGAATTCACCTTCATTCCGAACGCCCGGAAAGCGATCCGGCAATTAACAGAAAGCGGTTATCGCATCATCGTGGTAACGAATCAAGCAGGAATTGGAAGAGGTCTCTATTCAGAAGAGGATTTAACAGATATTCACGCACGGATGGTCGCTGAAATTAACAAAGCGGGCGGAACAGTGAACGCTGTTTATTATTGTCCACACCACCCTGAGGCGGGGTGTGAGTGCCGAAAACCGAAACCCGGTATGCTAACACGTGCTGCACGCGAACACAACATCGAACTATCAGATGCCTACTTGATCGGCGATACAACGACAGATATTGAAGCAGGGCAAAGTGTCGGAGCCACAACATTTCTCGTTTTAACCGGACTTGGACAGGAGAGTTATTACCACTATATTAGACGTACGGATCAGAATGGATACCGTCCCGAAAAAATTTTCACAAATCTTTACGCAGCAACGCGCTGGCTCAGGGAAAACTAA